The following proteins are co-located in the Acidimicrobiales bacterium genome:
- a CDS encoding methyl-accepting chemotaxis protein has protein sequence MERLQNLRTDRAVLGVLIVGLALVTFMTITGRSAINKATENVDFINGKIITPMRDFKVLSDLYAVEVIDTVNRGSAGIYTAEEVVSHLETARTDGTATWEEYHTFLLENHAPDADLWEELDANVAAVNAALDTAIADISANGESAIERYDGELYDTVDPLTAKIDEALAMFDEDAHALAEEVVDHGNGVSKELWFGLIASFFLVGGGGTVLVLAIRKGIFAREEAARESTRLAQMVESSSLGMMFADADMIVRYMNPAQTALMRKVESHLPMRVDEIVGGSIDRFHKNPAHNRSMLAGPLPIDASLDMGDTSLSLVVSEIKTPSGELLGYLTSWSDVTEQKHAARAEREAFERTAELLTEVRAKAAELSNSSDMFTQISVELASGATETAAQASSVSAASEEASAIAHSVAAAVEQLQESIGEIARGASAATKTATEAADVANQTRLTIEQLGTSSEEIGKVVELISSIAEDTNVLALNATIEAARAGEAGKGFAVVANEVKALAGETGKATEDIKARVMRIQSDTQAAVDAIIKVATVVDQISSTQQSIAASVEEQTATTNEISAAVSDVATTSAEITENISSVAGASTQTSNSAAQTQEAARGLGELAAALAALSNNSSR, from the coding sequence ATGGAACGTCTACAGAACCTGCGAACCGATCGCGCCGTCCTCGGCGTGCTGATCGTGGGCCTTGCGCTCGTCACCTTCATGACGATCACCGGCCGCAGCGCGATCAACAAGGCGACCGAAAACGTCGACTTCATCAACGGCAAGATCATCACGCCAATGCGCGACTTCAAGGTGCTCAGCGACCTCTACGCGGTCGAGGTCATCGACACGGTCAACCGTGGCTCGGCCGGTATCTACACCGCCGAAGAGGTCGTCAGCCATCTCGAGACGGCTCGGACCGATGGCACCGCCACATGGGAGGAGTACCACACGTTCCTCCTGGAGAACCACGCCCCCGACGCCGATCTCTGGGAGGAGCTCGATGCCAATGTCGCGGCGGTCAATGCAGCCCTCGACACCGCCATCGCCGACATTTCGGCCAATGGCGAGTCGGCGATCGAGCGCTATGACGGCGAACTCTACGACACGGTCGACCCGCTCACGGCGAAAATCGACGAGGCGCTCGCGATGTTCGACGAGGACGCCCACGCCCTCGCCGAGGAGGTCGTCGACCACGGCAACGGGGTCAGCAAGGAACTGTGGTTCGGGCTGATCGCCAGCTTCTTCCTGGTCGGTGGCGGCGGTACCGTCCTCGTCCTCGCCATCCGCAAGGGCATCTTCGCCCGTGAGGAAGCGGCCAGGGAGTCCACTCGCCTGGCGCAGATGGTCGAATCGTCCTCGCTCGGCATGATGTTCGCCGACGCCGACATGATCGTGCGCTACATGAACCCGGCCCAGACCGCCCTGATGCGAAAGGTCGAGTCGCACCTCCCGATGCGAGTCGACGAGATCGTCGGCGGATCGATCGACCGGTTCCACAAGAACCCGGCCCACAACCGCTCGATGCTGGCTGGACCACTGCCCATCGACGCTTCGCTGGACATGGGCGACACGTCGCTGTCGCTCGTCGTCTCCGAAATCAAGACGCCCAGCGGCGAGCTGCTCGGCTACCTGACCTCGTGGTCCGACGTCACCGAGCAGAAGCACGCCGCTCGTGCCGAGCGCGAAGCGTTCGAGCGCACCGCCGAACTCCTCACCGAGGTACGGGCCAAGGCCGCCGAGCTGTCGAACAGCTCCGACATGTTCACCCAGATCAGCGTCGAGCTGGCGTCGGGGGCGACCGAAACGGCCGCTCAGGCCTCCAGCGTGTCCGCCGCTTCCGAAGAGGCATCGGCCATCGCCCACTCCGTCGCCGCCGCCGTCGAGCAGCTGCAGGAGAGCATCGGCGAGATTGCGCGAGGCGCCAGCGCCGCCACCAAGACGGCGACCGAGGCCGCCGACGTCGCCAACCAGACCCGACTCACCATCGAGCAGCTCGGCACGTCCTCCGAGGAAATCGGCAAGGTCGTCGAACTGATTTCGTCGATCGCCGAGGACACCAACGTGCTGGCCCTGAACGCCACGATCGAGGCGGCACGAGCCGGCGAGGCAGGCAAGGGATTCGCCGTGGTGGCCAACGAGGTCAAGGCGCTCGCCGGCGAGACCGGCAAGGCGACCGAGGACATCAAGGCCCGGGTCATGCGGATCCAGTCCGACACCCAGGCTGCGGTCGACGCCATCATCAAGGTCGCCACCGTGGTCGACCAGATCAGCTCGACGCAGCAGTCCATTGCAGCGTCGGTCGAGGAACAGACGGCGACCACCAACGAGATCTCGGCTGCGGTGTCCGACGTGGCCACCACCAGCGCCGAGATCACCGAGAACATCTCGAGCGTTGCCGGTGCGTCGACCCAGACCTCGAACAGCGCAGCACAGACCCAGGAGGCCGCTCGCGGTCTCGGCGAGCTGGCCGCTGCCCTCGCTGCCCTGTCGAACAACTCGAGCCGATGA
- a CDS encoding chemotaxis protein CheW, whose amino-acid sequence MKTVAAATSTLTQHRVCTFYVGEQIYGLDVHAVREILKTQATTPVPNATAALSGLINLRGEIVTSIDLRKRLELPPKEVDEATMSVVVSLADEVISLIVDRVGEVVELANVRLEPVPATVPAVIRDMALGVCRTPAGLVQLLDASKLVMSETDF is encoded by the coding sequence ATGAAGACCGTGGCTGCGGCGACGTCGACCCTGACTCAGCATCGGGTCTGCACCTTCTACGTGGGTGAGCAGATCTACGGGCTCGACGTCCACGCCGTGCGGGAGATCCTCAAGACGCAGGCGACCACCCCTGTCCCCAACGCCACCGCGGCGCTGTCGGGGCTGATCAACCTGCGGGGCGAGATCGTCACCTCGATCGACCTCCGCAAGCGCCTCGAGCTCCCCCCAAAGGAGGTCGACGAGGCGACCATGAGCGTCGTCGTCAGCCTGGCGGACGAGGTCATCAGCCTCATCGTCGACCGGGTCGGCGAGGTGGTGGAGTTGGCCAACGTTCGACTCGAGCCGGTGCCGGCCACCGTCCCCGCGGTGATCCGTGACATGGCGCTCGGCGTCTGCCGAACGCCGGCCGGACTCGTGCAGTTGCTCGACGCGTCAAAGCTCGTCATGAGCGAAACCGACTTCTAG
- a CDS encoding CheB methylesterase domain-containing protein encodes MICAALQRATARASLRAAATTAGVPTGTITATVSAFAGRSVEQLGQLLVIDATLDGAAAFVAGLVTKPGCPDLLILTERSDPKPGWAGVRASQFVPMPDDADAVGNVVVARLTKANGTAKPTGPLASSTPPASPAGSSKPLAATAAGAAPVAAAPGGSSSSSDGTFRRRELLAIGCSTGGPKALGVLLRGLPADFPAPIVIVQHMPTGFTRMLAEQLDAECSLTVREVEGPTVAKRGEVWIAPGDHHIRLINTNGSIVLDDGPEENNCRPAVDVLFRSVAETYGRRAVGVILTGMGDDGKRGAEAMAAKGAHIIAQDQATSVVWGMAGAVVRAGVASSVLPIDQIAEETLMNFRPKQTAVAS; translated from the coding sequence ATGATCTGCGCCGCACTCCAGCGAGCAACCGCCCGAGCTTCGCTCCGGGCCGCTGCCACCACCGCCGGTGTCCCCACCGGCACCATCACTGCCACGGTGTCGGCGTTCGCCGGTCGATCGGTCGAGCAACTCGGCCAGTTGCTCGTCATCGACGCCACGCTGGACGGTGCTGCGGCCTTCGTTGCCGGACTCGTCACCAAGCCCGGCTGTCCGGACCTCCTGATCTTGACCGAACGGTCCGACCCCAAGCCGGGTTGGGCGGGTGTTCGAGCAAGCCAGTTCGTCCCGATGCCCGACGACGCCGATGCGGTCGGCAACGTGGTCGTCGCCCGCCTCACCAAGGCGAATGGCACGGCCAAGCCGACGGGTCCTCTGGCATCCAGCACCCCGCCGGCCTCGCCGGCAGGCTCATCGAAGCCGCTCGCAGCGACAGCTGCTGGGGCCGCACCCGTTGCTGCTGCGCCGGGCGGGTCCTCGTCGTCGTCCGACGGCACGTTTCGGCGTCGCGAACTCCTCGCCATCGGATGCTCGACGGGTGGGCCGAAGGCGCTCGGGGTGCTGCTGCGGGGATTGCCTGCCGACTTCCCCGCGCCGATCGTGATCGTGCAGCACATGCCGACCGGCTTCACCCGCATGCTTGCCGAGCAACTCGATGCCGAGTGCTCACTCACGGTTCGTGAAGTCGAAGGACCGACCGTCGCAAAGCGCGGCGAAGTGTGGATCGCGCCCGGTGATCACCACATCCGCCTCATCAACACCAACGGGTCGATCGTCCTCGACGACGGGCCCGAGGAGAACAACTGCCGTCCCGCCGTCGACGTGCTGTTCCGCAGCGTCGCCGAGACGTACGGCCGCCGAGCCGTCGGCGTGATCCTCACCGGCATGGGTGACGACGGCAAGAGGGGCGCCGAGGCCATGGCTGCCAAGGGCGCCCACATCATTGCGCAAGACCAGGCGACCAGCGTCGTCTGGGGCATGGCAGGAGCCGTCGTTCGCGCCGGTGTCGCCTCGAGCGTCCTGCCAATCGATCAGATCGCCGAGGAGACCCTGATGAACTTCCGACCCAAGCAGACGGCGGTGGCATCGTGA
- a CDS encoding protein-glutamate O-methyltransferase CheR translates to MSGVVSPESFRLLQRTLADNGGMVLDESKAYLVSMRLGPVAKELGYDDEEALVRAVGIGQPGTKTRVVEAMTINETSWFRDPSLWEQIERSLIPQLLESARTLRRLDIWVAASSTGQEVYSVAMLLAEILGSDFDKWRIRLVASDLSSEMVERTQQGTFSGLEMSRGLSPARRKQFFDPVGSGYQIKSELRALVSARQNNLVDPSQVVRGPFDLILMRNVLIYFTPQARQEILGRQAELLRPHGKLILGASEGALGVPDSLRVSRFGRLVTYERSDEPEQPTRAAAPASTLASSTIPAATATAAARPGTTRLAAAPAPAERRPLSTLTPPATTPNEPSTPAKPKADEDDGLTPIERLRALRKSYNLDK, encoded by the coding sequence GTGAGCGGTGTTGTGAGCCCCGAGAGCTTCCGCCTCCTCCAGCGCACCCTCGCCGACAACGGCGGCATGGTGCTCGACGAATCCAAGGCCTACCTTGTCTCGATGCGCCTCGGCCCCGTCGCCAAGGAACTCGGCTACGACGACGAAGAGGCGCTCGTTCGCGCCGTCGGCATCGGCCAGCCCGGCACCAAGACCCGAGTGGTCGAAGCCATGACCATCAACGAGACGTCATGGTTCCGTGACCCCTCGTTGTGGGAGCAGATCGAACGCAGCCTCATCCCGCAGCTTCTCGAGAGCGCCCGCACCCTGCGGCGGCTGGACATCTGGGTGGCCGCGTCCTCAACCGGTCAAGAGGTGTACAGCGTTGCGATGCTGCTGGCCGAGATCCTCGGCAGCGACTTCGACAAGTGGCGGATTCGCCTCGTCGCCTCCGACCTGTCGTCGGAAATGGTCGAGCGAACCCAGCAAGGAACGTTCAGCGGCCTCGAGATGAGCCGGGGACTGTCACCCGCCCGCCGCAAGCAGTTCTTCGACCCGGTCGGCTCGGGCTATCAGATCAAGAGCGAACTGCGTGCGCTGGTGAGCGCCCGTCAGAACAATCTCGTCGATCCCAGTCAGGTCGTGCGCGGGCCGTTCGATCTGATCCTGATGCGCAATGTGCTGATCTACTTCACGCCACAGGCCCGCCAGGAGATCCTCGGTCGACAGGCCGAACTGCTGCGGCCCCATGGCAAGTTGATCCTCGGCGCATCGGAAGGCGCGCTCGGCGTGCCCGATTCGCTGCGGGTCTCCCGCTTCGGCCGGCTCGTGACCTACGAACGTTCCGACGAACCGGAACAACCGACACGAGCAGCTGCGCCCGCGTCGACGCTGGCCAGCTCGACCATTCCTGCTGCGACGGCGACGGCCGCCGCCCGCCCGGGAACCACCCGGCTCGCCGCGGCACCGGCCCCAGCCGAACGTCGGCCCCTCAGCACGCTGACGCCACCTGCGACCACGCCGAACGAGCCCTCAACACCAGCCAAACCAAAGGCCGACGAGGACGACGGACTCACGCCGATCGAGCGGCTACGCGCACTACGCAAGAGCTACAACCTCGACAAGTGA
- a CDS encoding YciI family protein gives MRYVVFALDKPNSLELRKSTREAHLAYLSQFNVAAGGPLLDDDGNMCGSMVVYEADSKADVEAAAAGDPYAQAGLFESVTIREINTVMWPS, from the coding sequence ATGCGCTACGTCGTCTTCGCCCTGGACAAACCCAACTCCCTCGAGCTCCGCAAGAGCACGCGTGAGGCCCACCTCGCCTACCTCTCGCAGTTCAACGTCGCCGCCGGCGGACCCCTGCTCGACGACGATGGCAACATGTGTGGATCGATGGTCGTCTACGAGGCCGATTCGAAGGCCGACGTCGAGGCGGCGGCCGCCGGCGACCCGTACGCCCAAGCCGGGTTGTTCGAGTCCGTCACGATCCGCGAGATCAACACCGTGATGTGGCCGTCATGA
- a CDS encoding MBL fold metallo-hydrolase: MIDLTQTLHWNDTDVEVHKVVVGPYDNNVFVVRCRHTGDAVLLDAANEHDLLLELARELGVRTILETHGHWDHIQAVPAIRDAGFEVGVTAADAAMLPSYDYLLEDDTMIEVGRARLHTVTTPGHTPGSICFKLVDKPLLFTGDTLFPGGPGNTQGNAEHFAEIIQSIDDRLFPYAPDTIILPGHGDNSTIGAERPHLQEWIDRGW; this comes from the coding sequence ATGATCGACCTCACCCAGACCCTGCACTGGAACGACACCGACGTCGAGGTCCACAAGGTCGTGGTCGGCCCCTACGACAACAACGTGTTCGTCGTTCGATGTCGTCACACCGGCGACGCCGTCCTCCTCGACGCCGCCAACGAGCACGACCTCCTGCTCGAGCTCGCCCGTGAACTCGGTGTGCGCACCATCCTCGAGACCCATGGCCACTGGGACCACATCCAGGCCGTGCCGGCGATCCGCGACGCCGGCTTCGAGGTGGGCGTCACTGCCGCCGACGCTGCCATGCTCCCGAGCTACGACTACCTCCTCGAAGACGACACCATGATCGAGGTCGGCCGGGCTCGCCTCCACACCGTCACCACCCCGGGTCACACCCCGGGTTCGATCTGCTTCAAGCTCGTCGACAAGCCGCTGCTTTTCACCGGCGACACCCTTTTTCCCGGTGGGCCCGGCAACACTCAGGGCAACGCCGAGCACTTTGCCGAGATCATCCAATCGATCGACGACCGACTGTTCCCCTACGCCCCCGACACCATCATCCTCCCCGGTCACGGCGACAACTCGACCATCGGTGCCGAACGCCCCCACCTCCAGGAGTGGATCGACCGGGGCTGGTGA
- a CDS encoding MFS transporter — MTRTPDATVDSATPVRQGTARDVLAIASFRRIFLASVASSTGRWMQNVALGIFAYNLDGSKSFTTLVVGVQMFPLLALSLPSGSLADTVDRRKLLIVTQAWQAVFGVILAWQVWDGEIAPWVLLSIVFAIGVGQALYAPTFTAVIPTLVGRENLASAIALNSMMINGSRILGPILGSATLGIIKISGIFLVNSATYLIIIFVLAITPIPTVVRDHRLSVSDRLFGGLRVAFRSPQVGGSLLVMVTFSLLCLPFIGLLPAIAEESWGVDSESATYGMIYAVFGAGALAGVTAVASGLGRFDRALVVRCTLALFALALGAMSFVTTAALAFPAMFFVGLFYFTMPTVLSTFLQEHLSDEVRGRVMALWIVSFGGIISITNLFAGRIADATSLHAVLLFGAGVAMALAVLARLRPGPIAGEELLR, encoded by the coding sequence ATGACGAGAACCCCGGATGCGACGGTCGATTCCGCTACCCCGGTCCGGCAGGGCACCGCCCGAGACGTTCTCGCCATCGCCTCGTTCCGCCGTATCTTCCTCGCGTCGGTGGCCTCGAGTACCGGCCGGTGGATGCAGAACGTCGCCCTCGGCATCTTCGCCTACAACCTCGACGGCTCGAAGAGCTTCACGACCCTCGTCGTCGGCGTCCAGATGTTTCCGCTCCTCGCGCTGTCGCTGCCCAGCGGCTCCCTCGCCGACACCGTCGACCGCCGCAAGCTCCTGATCGTCACCCAGGCCTGGCAGGCCGTGTTCGGCGTCATCCTCGCCTGGCAGGTGTGGGACGGCGAGATCGCGCCGTGGGTCCTGCTCTCGATCGTGTTCGCCATCGGCGTCGGCCAGGCCCTCTACGCTCCGACCTTCACCGCCGTGATCCCGACCTTGGTCGGTCGCGAGAACCTGGCGTCGGCCATCGCGCTCAACTCGATGATGATCAACGGCAGCCGCATCCTCGGACCGATCCTCGGGTCGGCGACGCTCGGCATCATCAAGATCTCCGGCATCTTCCTGGTCAACTCCGCCACCTATCTCATCATCATCTTCGTGCTGGCGATCACTCCCATTCCCACCGTCGTCCGTGACCACCGACTCTCGGTGTCCGACCGACTCTTCGGCGGCTTGCGAGTGGCCTTCCGCTCGCCTCAGGTGGGTGGATCGCTGCTGGTGATGGTCACGTTCTCCCTCCTGTGCCTGCCGTTCATCGGCCTGCTCCCCGCCATCGCCGAGGAGAGCTGGGGCGTCGACTCCGAAAGTGCCACCTACGGCATGATCTACGCCGTGTTCGGCGCCGGGGCCCTGGCCGGAGTGACCGCCGTTGCCTCCGGGCTCGGCCGTTTCGATCGAGCGCTCGTGGTGCGCTGCACCCTCGCGCTGTTCGCGCTCGCCCTGGGCGCCATGTCGTTCGTGACGACGGCCGCCCTTGCGTTCCCCGCCATGTTCTTCGTCGGTCTGTTCTACTTCACCATGCCGACCGTGCTCAGCACGTTCCTGCAGGAGCACCTGAGTGACGAGGTCCGGGGCCGGGTGATGGCCCTGTGGATCGTCTCCTTTGGCGGGATCATCTCGATCACCAACCTGTTCGCCGGCCGGATTGCCGACGCCACCTCGCTGCACGCCGTTCTGCTCTTCGGCGCCGGCGTCGCCATGGCGCTCGCCGTGCTCGCTCGGCTCCGCCCCGGCCCCATCGCCGGCGAGGAACTGCTGCGCTGA
- the sufC gene encoding Fe-S cluster assembly ATPase SufC, protein MSAPLFEIVDLHVSTVADGVNPATEILKGVSLTVNEGEIHALMGPNGSGKSTLASALLGSPEYEVTSGSILFRGDDITTWDTDVRAKAGIFLAFQYPQEIAGVSVLNFLRQALSARTGIEMSVLELRLALMDWMGRLQMDDSFMNRYVNEGFSGGEKKRNEILQMAILEPEMAILDETDSGLDIDALRVVATGVQEVRKERPKLGTLAITHYQRLLDHLQPDVVHVLIDGTVVATGGPELAMQLETEGYESFR, encoded by the coding sequence ATGTCCGCCCCACTGTTCGAGATCGTCGACCTCCACGTTTCCACCGTCGCCGACGGCGTCAATCCGGCCACCGAGATCCTCAAAGGAGTCTCGCTCACGGTGAACGAGGGCGAGATCCACGCCCTGATGGGCCCGAACGGTTCCGGCAAGTCCACCCTCGCCTCGGCCCTGCTCGGCTCCCCCGAGTACGAGGTCACGAGCGGATCCATCCTCTTCCGAGGCGACGACATCACCACCTGGGACACCGATGTGCGGGCCAAGGCCGGCATCTTCCTCGCCTTCCAGTACCCCCAGGAGATCGCTGGGGTCAGCGTGCTGAACTTCCTGCGACAGGCGCTCAGCGCCCGCACCGGCATCGAGATGAGCGTGCTCGAACTCCGCCTCGCCCTGATGGACTGGATGGGTCGACTCCAGATGGACGACTCGTTCATGAATCGTTACGTCAACGAGGGGTTCTCCGGTGGTGAGAAGAAGCGCAACGAGATCCTCCAGATGGCCATTCTCGAACCCGAGATGGCCATCCTCGACGAAACCGACTCCGGTCTCGACATCGACGCCCTGCGGGTGGTCGCCACCGGTGTGCAGGAAGTCCGCAAGGAGCGCCCGAAACTCGGTACCTTGGCCATCACCCACTACCAGCGTCTCCTCGACCATCTCCAGCCCGACGTCGTCCACGTGTTGATCGACGGCACGGTCGTCGCCACCGGCGGTCCGGAACTGGCGATGCAACTCGAGACCGAGGGCTACGAGAGCTTCCGATGA
- a CDS encoding SufS family cysteine desulfurase, with protein sequence MTPTSSVDPSEQITEATGFDVAAIRADFPILAQQQDGKRLVFLDSGASSQRPRQVIEAMSTLYETNYANVHRGVYQLAERSTSAYEAARASVARFIGGHTNEVVFTKNATEAINLVARSWGGANLGPGDAVVLTLLEHHANIVPWQMLAQEKGFEIRWIGLTDDGQLDLSNLDLLLDGAKLLAFTAMSNVLGTLTPVRHLADAAHAAGAVVLVDACQSVPHQPTDVIAMGADFMAFSGHKMLGPSGIGVLWARAELLDAMPPFLGGGGMILNVTTEGFTTDAAPQKFEAGTPPIAEAVGLAAAVAYLENIGMAAIRRHEVELTAYALRTLRERLGDDLSMPGPTEPAARGGVLSLALADVHAHDVSQILDEAAVCVRPGHHCAKPLMKHLGVAATARASLYLYNDTDDIDALADALVTARDFFAL encoded by the coding sequence ATGACCCCCACCTCCAGCGTCGACCCGAGCGAGCAGATCACCGAGGCCACCGGTTTCGACGTCGCCGCTATTCGGGCCGATTTCCCGATCCTGGCCCAGCAGCAAGACGGCAAACGGTTGGTGTTCCTCGACTCCGGGGCGTCCTCGCAGCGGCCCCGCCAGGTCATCGAGGCCATGTCGACCCTCTACGAGACCAACTATGCCAACGTGCACCGTGGCGTTTACCAGCTGGCCGAGCGTTCCACCAGCGCGTATGAAGCCGCCCGTGCCTCGGTGGCCCGCTTCATCGGTGGCCATACCAACGAGGTCGTGTTCACCAAGAACGCCACGGAGGCAATCAACCTCGTCGCTCGTTCGTGGGGCGGCGCCAACCTCGGCCCGGGCGACGCCGTGGTCCTCACCCTGCTCGAGCACCACGCCAACATCGTGCCCTGGCAGATGCTGGCGCAGGAGAAGGGCTTCGAGATCCGCTGGATCGGCCTCACCGACGACGGCCAGCTCGACCTCTCCAACCTCGATCTGCTGCTCGACGGCGCGAAACTCCTGGCCTTCACCGCCATGTCGAACGTGCTGGGCACGCTCACGCCGGTGCGTCATCTGGCCGACGCCGCCCACGCGGCCGGCGCCGTGGTCCTGGTCGACGCCTGCCAGTCGGTCCCCCACCAGCCGACCGACGTGATCGCCATGGGCGCCGACTTCATGGCCTTCAGCGGCCACAAGATGCTCGGCCCCAGCGGCATCGGTGTGCTGTGGGCCCGAGCCGAGCTGCTCGACGCCATGCCACCCTTCCTCGGCGGGGGCGGCATGATCCTCAACGTCACCACCGAGGGCTTCACCACTGACGCAGCACCCCAGAAGTTCGAAGCCGGCACGCCGCCGATCGCCGAGGCCGTCGGGCTCGCCGCTGCCGTCGCCTACCTCGAGAACATCGGCATGGCCGCCATCCGCCGCCACGAGGTCGAACTCACCGCCTACGCCTTGCGCACCCTGCGTGAACGCCTCGGCGACGACCTATCGATGCCGGGCCCGACCGAACCAGCAGCGCGGGGCGGCGTCCTCAGCCTGGCGCTCGCCGACGTCCACGCCCACGACGTCAGCCAGATCCTCGACGAAGCGGCGGTCTGTGTCCGCCCCGGGCATCACTGTGCCAAGCCGCTCATGAAACACCTCGGCGTGGCCGCCACCGCACGAGCCAGCCTCTACCTCTACAACGACACCGACGACATCGACGCCCTCGCCGACGCGCTCGTCACCGCCCGCGACTTCTTCGCCCTCTGA
- a CDS encoding SUF system NifU family Fe-S cluster assembly protein, with protein MAGLEDLYREIILDHYRSPRNKGELESPPAHRAEGFNPLCGDEIVLYVDVDDAGVITDIKIGGQGCSISQSAASMMSASVKGKTITEARALIRSFKAMMSIHETEIGGDGSESEAEHTEVAPPEELKLGDLEALRGVVKFPARIKCATLSFNTLAQAMDDAEAAG; from the coding sequence ATGGCCGGACTCGAAGATCTGTACCGCGAGATCATTCTCGACCACTACCGCTCGCCCCGAAACAAGGGCGAACTCGAGAGCCCGCCCGCCCACCGGGCCGAAGGCTTCAACCCGCTGTGCGGCGACGAGATCGTGCTCTACGTCGATGTCGACGACGCCGGTGTGATCACCGACATCAAGATCGGCGGGCAGGGTTGCTCGATCTCGCAGTCGGCCGCCTCGATGATGTCGGCGTCGGTCAAGGGCAAGACCATCACCGAGGCCCGAGCCCTCATCCGTTCGTTCAAGGCGATGATGTCGATCCACGAGACCGAGATCGGTGGCGACGGCAGCGAATCCGAGGCCGAGCACACCGAGGTCGCACCACCCGAGGAACTGAAGCTCGGCGATCTCGAGGCGTTGCGCGGTGTGGTCAAGTTCCCTGCTCGCATCAAGTGCGCCACGCTGTCGTTCAACACCCTGGCCCAGGCCATGGACGATGCCGAGGCCGCCGGCTGA
- a CDS encoding histidine phosphatase family protein, whose product MADDTSNAAPERRPSPIDRAFLSAGDEIGHLILVRHGQQQWPDPKSSVSGDWVDPPLSEIGRAQAECVADHLAGESIAAVYSSALLRANDTGKAIASRHGLDVEVITELEEIHIFRDLPQDRQAVDTLGEKAMAGIGERFVQTQKWDAYPATESSNDFRRRVSLAVESAVVSHPGETVVVACHGGVINAYLAEVLGLGIDMFYRPVHASSHRVRCANGRRIIDVLNEQHYLAAAGLVTH is encoded by the coding sequence ATGGCCGACGACACCTCGAACGCAGCACCCGAACGCCGACCCTCACCGATCGACCGGGCGTTCCTGTCCGCGGGCGACGAGATCGGCCACCTGATCCTCGTTCGTCACGGCCAGCAGCAGTGGCCCGATCCGAAGTCCTCGGTGTCGGGCGACTGGGTGGATCCGCCGCTCTCCGAGATCGGACGGGCCCAGGCCGAATGTGTGGCCGATCATCTGGCCGGTGAGTCGATCGCCGCCGTCTACAGCTCGGCACTCCTGCGGGCGAACGACACCGGCAAGGCCATCGCCTCCCGCCACGGGCTCGACGTCGAGGTCATCACCGAACTCGAGGAGATCCACATCTTCCGAGATCTTCCCCAGGATCGGCAGGCGGTCGACACCCTCGGCGAGAAGGCCATGGCGGGGATCGGCGAGCGGTTCGTCCAGACCCAGAAATGGGACGCCTATCCCGCCACCGAATCGTCGAACGACTTTCGCCGCCGGGTCAGCCTGGCCGTGGAATCAGCGGTGGTCAGCCACCCGGGCGAGACCGTGGTGGTCGCCTGCCACGGTGGGGTGATCAACGCCTACCTCGCCGAAGTCCTCGGCCTCGGCATCGACATGTTCTACCGACCGGTGCATGCCTCGTCGCACCGGGTGCGGTGTGCCAATGGTCGCCGCATCATCGACGTGTTGAACGAGCAGCACTACCTGGCGGCGGCCGGGCTCGTCACCCACTGA